The DNA sequence CGCCGGGCGCCGCCTCCGAGACGTTGTACGACGAGTAGCTGATGTCGAAATCGTGCTCCGCGTACAGGCGCCGCACCAGGTCGGTGGCGTTGTTGACGTAGTCGATGGTCACGTCGAAGCCCACCGCGTCGAGCATCGCCTGCACCGCGACGGCGCGCTGCTGGCCGGAGGGCGCGTTGACCCCCACGTAGGTGAGGTGCCCGTCGTATCCGTCGGCCTTCGCCTGTTCCAGCAGCTCGGCCGCCTCGGCCTCGTCGGGGGTGACGCCCGCGGTCCCGGTGTGCCAGCGCGACCACTGCGGGAACATCGTGGTGCCCGGCAGCCCGGCGCCCGCGTCGACGCGCTCGTCGATGACGGCGGGGTCGACTGCGAGTGCGACGGCCTTGCGCACCCGCGGATCCGCGCCCGGACGGCCGGGGGCGTTGTTGATCTGCCCGACGGATCCGAGCGCGTCCGTGCGCAGGAAACCGGGCGTCTTCGCAGACTGCTCGCCGGCCTCCTTCGGGTGGAACAGGTAGGCCACGTCGGCACCGCCGTTGGCCAGGGTGCTGATTCGCGCGTCGTCGTCCGCGAGCGCCACGAAGTCGATCTTGTCCAGGTGCGGCTTTCCACCCCAGTAGTCCGTCCGCGCCACCAAGGTGAGCTTCTGCTGCGGCGCCAGATGTCCCACGGTGTAGGGGCCGGCGCCGATGGGGGTGAACGTCGCGCCCGCGTACGCGGCGGGGGCGACTATCATGCCGTGACCGTTCGCCAGCAGCGCGGGGAACTCCGGCCAGGGGGCCTTGAGCGTGATGGTGACCGTCGCCGGATCGGTGGCCACGGTGGAGGCCACGCGGTCGGTGTACAGCTCCGCATTGGCGCCGCGCTGGGAGTTGTAGCGCTTGATGCTGGCGACCACGGCCTGCGCGTCCAACGGGGTTCCGTCGGAGAAGGTCACGCCCTCACGCAGTGTCACCGTCCACACCGTCGCGTCGTCGTTGGCGGTGATCGACTCCGCCAACTGGGGAACGAACTTCCCCGACGCGTAGTCGTAGCGGGCCAGCACGTCGTACACCGCTGCCAGTTCGGTGCCGCCGGAGGCGCCGTCCGGCCGCGTGACCGTGGGATCCAGGCTCGCGACCGGCGCGAACGAGGCGAAGGTGAGCGTGCCGCCGTCGACCGGATCGCCGGCACCCCGCTGCACGTTCACCAGACCGGTGGAAACCTCTTGCGCCCCGGATTGCGGTGCACCGCCCGAACCGTCGCCGGCCTGGGATGCGCATCCCGACAGCGCCAAGAGCGCCGCCGCGGCGACCGCCATGACGGGCGCGGCCCACCGGCGGCGGTGGCGCGTGGTGTTCGGCAGCATCGGACCTCCTCAACACTGGCCCGGTAGCCCGGGCGCTTTCGCCGTCCGCACGGGTGGGGTTCCGCACACGCCGACGTTTAAGTGATCTGAATCATCACTGTAAAGCAGTTGGTTTAATCTGACAACGTCTGGCACGATCTGTTGCATGACCACGGCCGCGACATCGACCAGTGAGCGGATCATCCTCACCGCGGAGCGCCTCTTCGGCGAACGCGGACTGGGCTCCGTGTCGCTCCGGGAGATCGCGGTGGCAGCCGGTCAGCGGAACTCCGCCGCGGTCCACTACCACTTCGGAAACAAGGACGCACTGGTCCAGGCGGTGTTCGACCATCGGATGGCGGGCACCAACGCGCACCGGCTGAGCATGCTCGCCGCCATGACAGCCGACGGCCGCGACGCAGACCTGCGCGCCCTGCTGGAGGCGCTCGTCACCCCCCTGGCGGCCGCCACCGGCCACGCGGACAGCCACTTCGGCGCGTTCCTGCTGCAGCTGGCCAGCGTGCCGCCGTACCGGATCAACTGGGACTGGGAGTCCGCCGAGAGCGTCCGACTGGTGTGGCGGGGAATCGCACGGTGCCTCGCACTGTCCGGGCCCGTGGCGGACGAGCGCAAGAAGATGCTCACCAACCTCGTGATCCACACCGTCGCCGACCACGAAAGGTCGGAATCGGACGTGTGGCAACGGCAGCTCATCGACGCCGCGGCCGGGTTGCTCTCCGCCCCTGACAGCACCGGGTGAGTGCGGGCGATCGGTGGGCGCCGGCCGCGGGTGACTGTTGCGTGTGCCGGTCGCGCGGAGGGGTAGCGAGCCTGTCGGCCACCCGAGTGCAGGTCCGCGGCCGACGCGCGAGCCGTTCTGCACCCCGCGTGCCGGTTCACCGCCAGTGCGCGAGCCGCTCCCCCACCCGCGAGCGGATCTGCCGAAACCCCCCGCGAGAACGGCCCGCGCACTCCAGACCGGCTCGCGAGGTGCGGAGCGACCCGCGAAATCCAGACCCGCTCGCGCACGGCGCGGCAGCCCACCGCACGGCGGACTCGTCACGCCCACGCCGCGGCCGGTGATAGAACTGGTTCCCATGAGCACCACGCCCGACGCCTCCGCCCTCGTCGCCACCGTCGAGAGGTCCCCCGCCGCCGTCGCCGCGCACGACCGCGACGGCTGGCTCGGCCTTTTCTCGCACGACGCCGAGGTGTGCGACCCGGTCGGCTCGCGCCCCAACCGCGGGCGCGCCGAGCTCACCGCCTTTTACGAGACCTTCATCGCGCCGAACGACATCACGTTCCGCGTCGAGCACGACACCGTCGCCGGCATGACGGTGTTCCGGGATCTCACGCTCGAGACGGTGATGGGCGGGCGTATGGGCCCCGGCGGGGCGACCGCGCCGGGCGACGTGGCCCTGCAAGTGCCCATGCATCTGCGTTACGACCTGGTCGACATCGCCGGCGAGGGCCGGAGCGCGGACCTGCGCCTGGCGCTGCTGCATGCGCACTGGGAGTTGCCGTCGATGATCGGGCAGCTGCTCGAGCACGGGATCGTCGGCGCCGGGGTCGGCGCCAAGCTGGTCCCGCGCCTGCTGCGCAATCAGCGCGTCGGGGGCACCGTGGGGTTCGGCCGCGCACTGCGCCGTGCCGGCCGGGAAGGCAAGTCGACGGTGGAGGGCCTGCTGGGCGCGCTGTCCTCCGGCGACGCCGCCGGCGCGCGGGAACGCCTCATGCCCGGTGTCTCGATCGAACTGCCCGGCACCGACCGGAGCATGACCATCGAGGAGTTCGCGGGCGCGCCGCGCGGGCTGCGCTGGCGCAAGCTCCTGTCCGCGGGGATGACCGTCACCGCCACCATCGAGTCGGAAGGGGCACGCGGCGTGGGCCTGTTCGAGTTCGACGACCGGCGCGACCGGGTCAGCCGCGCGCGGTTGTACCTTCCCGGCTGACCGAGCCCTCCACCGTCCAAC is a window from the Tomitella gaofuii genome containing:
- a CDS encoding ABC transporter substrate-binding protein, which produces MLPNTTRHRRRWAAPVMAVAAAALLALSGCASQAGDGSGGAPQSGAQEVSTGLVNVQRGAGDPVDGGTLTFASFAPVASLDPTVTRPDGASGGTELAAVYDVLARYDYASGKFVPQLAESITANDDATVWTVTLREGVTFSDGTPLDAQAVVASIKRYNSQRGANAELYTDRVASTVATDPATVTITLKAPWPEFPALLANGHGMIVAPAAYAGATFTPIGAGPYTVGHLAPQQKLTLVARTDYWGGKPHLDKIDFVALADDDARISTLANGGADVAYLFHPKEAGEQSAKTPGFLRTDALGSVGQINNAPGRPGADPRVRKAVALAVDPAVIDERVDAGAGLPGTTMFPQWSRWHTGTAGVTPDEAEAAELLEQAKADGYDGHLTYVGVNAPSGQQRAVAVQAMLDAVGFDVTIDYVNNATDLVRRLYAEHDFDISYSSYNVSEAAPGVRLYGALRSDSAANISAYTSPKMDALLDKVLAAPDTATKTAALEEIQQRVNADQPFAVWGANRSFVSWNTDVHGIVPTDNGIMLLDSAWKK
- a CDS encoding TetR/AcrR family transcriptional regulator, whose amino-acid sequence is MTTAATSTSERIILTAERLFGERGLGSVSLREIAVAAGQRNSAAVHYHFGNKDALVQAVFDHRMAGTNAHRLSMLAAMTADGRDADLRALLEALVTPLAAATGHADSHFGAFLLQLASVPPYRINWDWESAESVRLVWRGIARCLALSGPVADERKKMLTNLVIHTVADHERSESDVWQRQLIDAAAGLLSAPDSTG
- a CDS encoding nuclear transport factor 2 family protein, yielding MSTTPDASALVATVERSPAAVAAHDRDGWLGLFSHDAEVCDPVGSRPNRGRAELTAFYETFIAPNDITFRVEHDTVAGMTVFRDLTLETVMGGRMGPGGATAPGDVALQVPMHLRYDLVDIAGEGRSADLRLALLHAHWELPSMIGQLLEHGIVGAGVGAKLVPRLLRNQRVGGTVGFGRALRRAGREGKSTVEGLLGALSSGDAAGARERLMPGVSIELPGTDRSMTIEEFAGAPRGLRWRKLLSAGMTVTATIESEGARGVGLFEFDDRRDRVSRARLYLPG